In [Leptolyngbya] sp. PCC 7376, a genomic segment contains:
- a CDS encoding DUF4278 domain-containing protein: MKLTYRGVSYDRAPASLEVTEGNILGKYRGQVTRRRCVVSSVERPDVESVLLHYRGGSYATMQPAIPASLRERRVNQAPAPSCPVRLPQLSRLMSQDVRQVHLENMRRSLESRIQSAQARGDQHLVSLLRQESSNLWLSH; encoded by the coding sequence ATGAAATTGACATATCGTGGTGTTTCTTATGATCGCGCTCCCGCCTCATTAGAAGTGACTGAAGGAAATATTCTTGGAAAGTACCGTGGCCAAGTGACTCGTCGCCGTTGTGTTGTGAGTTCTGTTGAGCGTCCTGATGTTGAGTCTGTATTGCTCCACTATCGTGGTGGATCATACGCAACAATGCAGCCAGCGATTCCAGCCTCTTTGCGAGAGCGTCGTGTCAATCAAGCGCCTGCTCCGTCTTGTCCTGTAAGACTGCCTCAATTATCAAGATTGATGAGTCAGGATGTACGACAGGTTCATCTTGAAAATATGCGCCGCAGTTTAGAGAGTCGGATTCAGTCGGCACAAGCCAGAGGTGATCAGCATCTCGTTAGCTTATTGCGCCAAGAATCAAGCAATTTATGGTTATCTCATTAG
- a CDS encoding serine/threonine-protein kinase, whose protein sequence is MIGQLLDGRYKITESLAAGGFGQTFLAEDIKQFNKICVVKQLKPSFSNPEALLVARRLFEAEAQLLNRLGDHDQIPHLLAYFELNQEFFLVQDFVEGHSLEKEITVGKKHSEAYAIALIESMLEPLAFIHEQNVIHRDIKPANLIRRQQDGKVVLIDFGAVKELAATQVNAQGQTQIGTIIGTPGYMSSEQGRGKPKLSSDIYAAGMIVVQALTGKIPPVGYNTADELYEDPNTAEIIWHQDASVSPEFAGILDKMICYDFRQRYRSAMEVKQAIAQLSTNSRTIATTSDKGGIATVFQEEIPATSINIPKPPINLAKSPQGVGVPAPIKRHWARVAFRGFQRFIAVCFLILGLPISIYAVFEVNNMSVPKNERDDAMAALVILGLPLTGSGSWMLWSLHQRVRKEKFDSDWLRHNFYQVIEANQGEISLLKFAQTSRLSGKESQRYLEARVKEFNGDVRQMPDGETIYRFKL, encoded by the coding sequence ATGATTGGGCAACTTCTTGACGGACGATACAAAATTACAGAGTCCCTTGCAGCTGGGGGCTTTGGCCAGACTTTTTTGGCAGAGGATATAAAGCAGTTCAACAAGATCTGTGTCGTAAAGCAGCTCAAGCCGAGTTTTAGTAATCCAGAGGCCTTGCTTGTGGCGCGACGATTATTTGAAGCTGAAGCTCAGTTACTGAATCGTCTGGGAGATCACGATCAGATTCCTCATCTTTTGGCCTATTTTGAGCTCAATCAAGAGTTTTTCTTAGTTCAAGATTTTGTGGAAGGCCACAGTCTCGAAAAGGAAATTACGGTTGGAAAAAAGCACAGTGAAGCTTATGCGATCGCCCTCATCGAAAGTATGTTGGAGCCACTGGCTTTTATCCACGAGCAAAATGTGATTCACCGCGATATTAAACCAGCGAATTTAATTCGGCGGCAACAGGATGGCAAAGTTGTACTGATTGATTTTGGCGCGGTAAAAGAGCTCGCTGCGACACAGGTGAATGCCCAAGGCCAAACGCAAATTGGCACAATTATCGGAACCCCAGGCTATATGTCTAGTGAGCAGGGGCGCGGCAAACCTAAACTCAGTAGTGATATTTATGCGGCAGGCATGATCGTGGTGCAAGCTCTCACTGGAAAAATTCCACCAGTGGGTTACAACACGGCTGATGAGCTTTACGAAGACCCGAATACCGCCGAAATTATTTGGCATCAGGATGCCAGTGTTTCACCAGAGTTTGCGGGCATTCTCGACAAAATGATTTGCTATGATTTTCGCCAACGGTATCGTTCTGCAATGGAAGTCAAACAGGCGATCGCCCAACTCTCCACAAATTCCCGCACCATTGCCACTACATCCGATAAAGGCGGGATCGCTACCGTTTTTCAAGAAGAAATTCCCGCCACTTCTATTAATATCCCCAAACCACCCATCAATCTTGCGAAGTCTCCACAGGGTGTAGGTGTACCTGCTCCGATTAAAAGACATTGGGCAAGGGTTGCATTTCGTGGGTTTCAGCGGTTCATTGCCGTGTGCTTTCTGATTTTAGGTTTACCGATCAGCATCTACGCCGTTTTCGAAGTGAATAATATGTCAGTCCCGAAAAATGAGCGAGACGACGCGATGGCTGCCCTCGTGATTTTAGGGTTGCCTCTGACAGGTTCCGGAAGCTGGATGCTTTGGAGTTTGCATCAGCGGGTGCGTAAAGAAAAATTTGACTCAGATTGGTTGCGGCACAATTTTTATCAAGTGATTGAGGCTAATCAAGGTGAAATATCATTGTTGAAATTTGCCCAAACGTCTAGATTATCAGGCAAAGAATCCCAGCGTTACCTCGAAGCGAGGGTAAAAGAGTTTAATGGCGATGTGCGTCAGATGCCCGATGGTGAGACCATCTATCGGTTCAAGTTGTAG
- a CDS encoding type I glyceraldehyde-3-phosphate dehydrogenase: protein MIRVAINGFGRIGRNFLRCWAGRTDSQIQVVGINATTDTKSNAHMLRYDTMLGKFDGEISYDANSITVNGHVIKCCSDRNPLNLPWKEWGIDLVIESTGVFNTEDGASKHFVAGAKKALITAPGKGGHIGTYVVGVNDDEYAHDKQNVVSNASCTTNCLAPIVKVINDRFGIIKGVMTTVHSYTGDQRILDNSHRDMRRARAAAENIVPTSTGAAKAVALVIPEMKGKLTGIAMRVPTPNVSVVDLVAQVEKQTIAEEVNQVLKEASETYMKGILGYTDEPLVSCDFRGTDVSSTIDSSLTLALDGDMIKVVAWYDNEWGYSQRVVDLAEIVAKNWEG from the coding sequence GTGATTAGAGTAGCGATCAATGGATTCGGACGTATTGGGCGTAATTTCTTGAGATGTTGGGCTGGTCGCACTGACAGTCAGATTCAAGTTGTTGGTATCAATGCTACGACCGATACCAAGAGCAACGCTCACATGCTTCGTTACGATACGATGTTGGGCAAATTCGACGGCGAGATTAGCTATGATGCGAATTCCATCACAGTTAATGGTCATGTAATTAAGTGTTGTTCCGACAGAAATCCCCTAAATCTTCCTTGGAAAGAATGGGGCATTGACCTAGTAATCGAATCTACTGGTGTTTTTAATACTGAAGATGGTGCTTCGAAGCACTTTGTCGCTGGTGCAAAGAAAGCATTGATCACTGCGCCTGGTAAGGGTGGTCATATCGGTACTTATGTTGTTGGTGTAAATGACGATGAGTATGCTCACGACAAGCAAAACGTCGTTAGTAATGCAAGTTGTACAACTAACTGCTTGGCTCCCATTGTTAAAGTCATCAATGATCGCTTTGGCATTATCAAAGGTGTGATGACAACTGTTCACAGTTATACTGGCGACCAGCGTATTCTTGATAACAGCCACCGTGATATGCGTCGTGCTCGTGCGGCAGCTGAGAACATTGTTCCTACTTCCACTGGTGCTGCGAAAGCTGTTGCTCTCGTGATTCCTGAGATGAAGGGTAAGCTCACTGGTATCGCAATGCGTGTACCAACTCCTAACGTTTCTGTTGTTGACCTCGTTGCACAGGTTGAGAAGCAGACAATTGCTGAGGAAGTGAACCAGGTTCTTAAGGAAGCTTCTGAGACTTACATGAAAGGTATTCTCGGTTACACTGACGAGCCTCTCGTTTCTTGTGACTTCCGTGGTACTGATGTTTCTTCCACTATCGACAGTAGCCTTACTCTCGCTCTTGATGGCGACATGATTAAGGTTGTTGCTTGGTATGACAACGAGTGGGGTTATTCTCAGCGTGTTGTTGACCTTGCTGAGATCGTTGCTAAGAACTGGGAAGGTTAA
- a CDS encoding DUF565 domain-containing protein, translated as MQRTRLNTLFDESLGKFGRFFQNPWRRFALTIISLLFGNFIGTVVPTTSGQKAAWDPVVGAGILIFIELVSRIYYSRPKLFQTSTDQDISKGNHLCFDLLNIFKIGLIYGLIVEALELGS; from the coding sequence ATGCAACGCACCAGACTCAATACTCTGTTTGATGAAAGCCTTGGGAAATTTGGACGATTTTTCCAAAATCCATGGCGGCGCTTTGCGCTAACTATTATTAGTCTGCTGTTTGGAAATTTTATTGGCACGGTTGTTCCCACCACCTCAGGACAGAAAGCGGCTTGGGATCCGGTTGTCGGTGCTGGCATCCTGATTTTTATTGAGCTCGTAAGTCGTATCTATTACAGCCGCCCAAAACTCTTTCAGACTTCTACAGATCAGGACATCAGCAAAGGTAATCATTTATGCTTCGATCTGCTTAATATTTTTAAGATTGGGTTGATTTACGGGTTGATTGTTGAGGCATTAGAGCTGGGTTCGTAA
- a CDS encoding ATP-dependent Clp protease ATP-binding subunit codes for MFERFTEKAIKVIMLAQEEARRLGHNFVGTEQILLGLIGEGTGVAAKVLRSMGVNLKDARIEVEKIIGRGSGFVAVEIPFTPRAKRVLELSLEEARQLGHNYIGTEHLLLGLIREGEGVAARVLENLGVDLSKVRTQVIRMLGETAEVAAGSGGSRSNKTPTLDEFGSNLTQLAKDSKLDPVVGRQKEIERVIQILGRRTKNNPVLIGEPGVGKTAIAEGLAQRISTGDVPDILEEKRVVTLDIGLLVAGTKYRGEFEERLKKIMDEVRQAGNVILVIDEVHTLIGAGAAEGAIDAANILKPALARGELQCIGATTLDEYRKHIERDAALERRFQPVMVGEPSVEETIEILFGLRERYEQHHKLKILDEALDAAAKLADRYISDRFLPDKAIDLIDEAGSRVRLINSQLPAEAKELDKELRGVLKEKDEAVRSQEFDKAGELRDREMSIKAEIRAIAASQKEKKTDIDAVVDAEEIAHIVASWTGVPLNKLTESESTKLLNMEDTLHQRLIGQEEAVRAVSRAIRRARVGLKNPNRPIASFVFSGPTGVGKTELTKSLAAYFFGSEDAMIRLDMSEFMERHTVSKLIGSPPGYVGYNEGGQLTEAVRRRPYTVILFDEIEKAHPDIFNMLLQILEDGRLTDAKGRTVDFKNTLIILTSNIGSKVIEKGGGGLGFEFGDDAAESQYNRIRSLVNEELKQYFRPEFLNRLDEIIVFRQLTKDEVKEISEILLKDVFQRLTEQEIELQVTEKFKERLVEEGYNPAYGARPLRRAIMRLLEDVLAEEILSGRVSSGDTALVDINEEGKVAVSKEERKPELVEQV; via the coding sequence ATGTTTGAACGCTTCACAGAAAAAGCAATTAAGGTGATTATGCTTGCCCAAGAGGAAGCGCGTCGCCTTGGCCATAACTTCGTTGGCACGGAGCAAATCCTCCTCGGTCTCATTGGTGAGGGGACTGGTGTCGCCGCAAAGGTGCTCCGGTCTATGGGAGTTAATCTTAAGGATGCTCGCATCGAAGTTGAAAAAATAATTGGACGGGGATCTGGCTTTGTTGCCGTAGAAATTCCTTTCACACCTAGAGCAAAAAGAGTTTTAGAGCTCTCCCTTGAAGAAGCCCGTCAGCTCGGCCATAATTACATCGGCACTGAGCACTTATTGTTAGGCCTTATTCGTGAGGGTGAAGGTGTTGCCGCTAGAGTTCTAGAGAATTTAGGGGTTGATCTTTCGAAGGTAAGAACCCAAGTTATCCGTATGTTGGGTGAAACTGCCGAGGTCGCGGCTGGCAGTGGCGGCTCTCGTAGTAATAAGACACCAACCCTTGATGAGTTTGGCTCCAACCTTACTCAGTTAGCCAAAGACAGTAAACTTGATCCCGTTGTCGGTCGTCAAAAGGAAATTGAGCGGGTTATCCAAATTCTTGGTCGTCGGACAAAGAATAATCCTGTTCTAATTGGTGAACCGGGTGTTGGTAAAACGGCGATCGCCGAAGGTTTGGCACAGCGTATTTCTACTGGTGATGTACCAGATATTCTCGAAGAAAAGCGTGTCGTTACCCTTGATATTGGTCTGCTCGTTGCGGGTACAAAATATCGCGGTGAATTTGAAGAACGCCTTAAAAAGATCATGGATGAAGTCCGCCAAGCGGGTAATGTAATCCTTGTGATTGACGAGGTTCATACCCTTATTGGCGCTGGTGCAGCAGAAGGGGCGATCGACGCAGCGAATATCCTCAAGCCTGCTCTCGCTCGTGGTGAACTGCAATGTATTGGTGCTACCACTCTCGATGAGTACCGCAAGCATATTGAGCGAGACGCGGCTCTCGAACGTCGTTTCCAGCCTGTAATGGTTGGTGAGCCTTCCGTTGAAGAAACCATCGAAATTCTCTTCGGTCTTCGCGAACGTTATGAGCAACACCACAAGCTTAAAATTCTTGATGAAGCTCTCGATGCGGCAGCAAAATTGGCAGATCGTTATATCAGTGATCGCTTCCTTCCTGACAAGGCGATTGACTTGATTGATGAAGCTGGTTCTCGCGTCCGTCTAATCAATTCTCAACTTCCTGCTGAAGCAAAAGAACTTGATAAGGAACTCCGCGGTGTCCTTAAAGAGAAGGACGAAGCAGTTCGTTCCCAAGAGTTTGATAAAGCCGGTGAACTCCGTGATCGTGAAATGTCGATCAAGGCAGAAATTCGGGCGATCGCCGCAAGCCAGAAAGAGAAAAAGACTGACATCGATGCCGTGGTTGACGCTGAAGAAATCGCCCATATCGTTGCATCTTGGACAGGTGTTCCCCTCAACAAACTTACTGAGAGTGAATCCACCAAACTCCTCAATATGGAAGATACCTTGCACCAGCGTTTGATTGGTCAAGAGGAAGCAGTAAGAGCTGTATCCCGCGCCATCCGCCGTGCCCGTGTTGGCCTGAAGAACCCCAACCGTCCTATTGCAAGTTTTGTTTTCTCTGGTCCTACCGGTGTTGGTAAAACTGAGCTAACCAAATCTTTAGCAGCCTACTTCTTCGGTTCTGAAGATGCCATGATTCGCCTGGATATGTCCGAATTCATGGAGCGTCACACCGTATCCAAGTTGATCGGTTCTCCTCCAGGATATGTTGGCTATAACGAAGGTGGTCAATTGACTGAAGCCGTTCGTCGTCGCCCTTACACTGTCATTCTCTTTGATGAGATTGAGAAGGCACACCCCGATATCTTCAATATGCTTCTGCAAATCCTTGAAGATGGTCGTCTAACCGATGCGAAAGGTCGTACCGTTGACTTCAAAAACACCCTCATTATCTTGACTTCGAACATTGGTTCTAAGGTCATTGAGAAAGGTGGTGGTGGTCTCGGTTTTGAATTCGGTGATGATGCAGCTGAATCTCAATACAACCGCATTCGTTCTCTTGTGAATGAGGAATTGAAACAATACTTCCGTCCTGAATTCTTGAATCGTCTTGACGAAATCATTGTCTTCCGTCAACTCACTAAGGATGAGGTTAAAGAGATTTCTGAAATTCTTCTCAAGGATGTTTTCCAACGTCTTACTGAACAGGAAATCGAGCTGCAAGTTACTGAGAAGTTCAAAGAACGTCTTGTGGAAGAAGGTTACAATCCTGCTTACGGTGCACGTCCATTACGCCGAGCAATTATGCGTCTCTTAGAGGATGTCCTTGCTGAAGAAATTCTCTCTGGTCGTGTTAGCTCTGGCGATACGGCTCTCGTTGATATCAACGAAGAAGGCAAAGTTGCTGTCAGTAAAGAAGAGCGTAAACCTGAACTCGTAGAGCAAGTTTAG
- a CDS encoding NFACT family protein, with product MQAVDYTTLVALVAELRQDWVPAKLEQVYQYDKQTICLALRTLKKRDWLWISWHPQAARIHMGDRPPRDPDTFTFSEQLRHLIKGSALIGLEFIQPWERVVDLQFGTRPGDPAKFHLYVEIMGKHSNVILTDADQKIITTAQQITSDRSSVRPVETGQPYQVPPALTKTAPRLDESFERWQERVALLPKALKKQLLSNYRGVSPLLLENMIQAADLASAQNTNEVTSEQWQALFTQWQNWLHCLEKEDFSPIQFDGGYSVLNWPNSEGKATDNLQGVVSQYYGDRLNEQQFQQLRHQLQQKLNTILKKLRQKAKTFGDRLAQSQGAETFRQYGDLMMSFLHEWQVGMTEITLTDFETGEPIKIPLKPDKNAVQNGQAFYKQHQKLKRANQIVQPLLDEVNAEIHYLEQIEGSLEQLTEYKNRDDLKALQEIKTELIQEKYLASDRSNPSVKDISKPHIYPTPSGGELWIGRNNQQNDNLTFRMANDYDIWFHSQEIPGSHVLLRLQPGEVPDEKELQWAADFAAYYSRASQSEQVPIIYTKPKNVYKPKGAKPGMCIYKRETILWGQPQRAKQAIASQTNNQD from the coding sequence ATACAAGCGGTAGACTACACAACGTTGGTAGCGTTAGTGGCGGAACTTCGGCAGGATTGGGTTCCAGCAAAATTGGAGCAGGTTTATCAATATGACAAGCAAACGATTTGTTTAGCTCTGCGCACGCTCAAAAAACGGGATTGGCTCTGGATTTCTTGGCATCCCCAAGCGGCACGCATTCATATGGGCGATCGCCCGCCGCGTGATCCCGATACGTTTACTTTTAGCGAACAATTGCGCCATCTGATTAAAGGATCGGCGTTAATTGGTTTGGAGTTTATTCAGCCTTGGGAACGGGTCGTGGATTTGCAATTTGGTACACGTCCCGGCGACCCAGCAAAATTTCATCTTTATGTGGAAATTATGGGGAAACACAGCAATGTGATTCTCACAGATGCTGATCAGAAAATTATTACCACCGCCCAACAAATTACCAGCGATCGCTCCTCTGTACGTCCAGTAGAAACCGGACAGCCCTATCAAGTCCCACCTGCTTTAACGAAAACTGCGCCAAGGCTCGATGAATCTTTTGAACGTTGGCAAGAACGAGTCGCCTTACTCCCAAAAGCCTTAAAGAAACAATTACTGTCTAATTATCGTGGTGTGAGTCCATTACTCCTCGAAAATATGATTCAGGCAGCGGATTTAGCATCGGCTCAGAATACCAATGAGGTAACTTCTGAGCAATGGCAAGCTTTATTTACTCAGTGGCAAAACTGGCTACATTGTCTAGAAAAAGAAGATTTTTCGCCAATACAATTTGACGGTGGTTATAGCGTTCTTAACTGGCCAAATTCTGAGGGGAAAGCCACTGATAATTTACAAGGGGTGGTGAGTCAATATTATGGCGATCGCCTCAACGAACAACAATTTCAGCAACTGCGTCATCAGCTCCAACAAAAACTAAACACCATCCTGAAAAAGCTGCGACAAAAAGCAAAAACTTTTGGCGATCGCCTCGCCCAATCCCAAGGCGCCGAAACCTTCCGGCAATACGGTGATTTAATGATGTCTTTTTTGCACGAGTGGCAAGTCGGCATGACAGAAATCACTTTAACCGACTTTGAAACAGGTGAACCCATCAAAATTCCTCTCAAGCCCGATAAAAATGCTGTTCAGAATGGTCAAGCCTTTTATAAACAACACCAAAAACTAAAACGCGCCAATCAAATCGTGCAACCTTTACTCGATGAAGTAAATGCCGAAATTCACTACCTAGAACAGATCGAGGGTAGTTTAGAACAACTGACTGAGTACAAAAATCGTGATGACTTGAAAGCATTACAGGAAATTAAAACAGAGCTAATTCAAGAAAAATACCTTGCCTCAGATCGCAGCAACCCCAGCGTCAAAGACATTTCCAAACCCCATATTTATCCCACACCATCCGGCGGTGAACTATGGATCGGCCGCAATAACCAACAAAACGACAACCTCACTTTCCGCATGGCGAATGACTACGACATTTGGTTCCACAGTCAAGAAATTCCAGGGAGCCATGTGTTGTTAAGGCTCCAACCAGGTGAAGTGCCTGACGAAAAAGAATTACAGTGGGCTGCAGATTTTGCAGCTTACTATAGTCGCGCTAGCCAAAGCGAACAGGTACCCATCATCTATACCAAACCCAAAAACGTTTATAAACCCAAAGGTGCAAAACCCGGCATGTGTATCTATAAACGTGAAACGATTCTCTGGGGACAACCCCAACGCGCAAAACAGGCGATCGCCTCCCAAACCAATAACCAAGACTAG
- a CDS encoding YcjF family protein, with amino-acid sequence MNPIRLTLFFVGLSVVLGLILWLINSLYRLYLQVSFTAPFLANILILLLIGLIGLILWTFIRYFNLFDLKKSGKRKVRRSVSSQNVPQLPTEKTEAAAVNLQVVQQQVSQIQDEVARKVLLGRSQEIQASFERNELQVAVFGTGSAGKTSLVNAMIGEIVGNVEATMGTTKLGKQFRLKLKGLKRGIVITDTPGILEIGEAGVQRDELARNLATEADLLVFVVDNDLRQSEFEPLCELAELGKRSLLVFNKIDLYTAEDQEIICDRLKSKVHHLIAEEDVIPACANPQPFELEDGELYEPEPEVVLLMERLATVLRAEGDDLLADNLLLQSKRLTEETRRIIDHQRKKQADQVIERYQWIGAGVIAVTPLPVVDMLATAAVNAQMVMEIGRVYGCEIDGDRGKELAVSLGKTLVSLGVVKGAVEMLARVLQTNVATFVVGKAIQGVTAAYLTRIAGKSFIEYFSNDQDWGDGGITEVVQEQFQLSKKDEFVKDFVGDAILKVVNPFKDMWQIEFEEDPELSELEWTAPKRRRHDEW; translated from the coding sequence ATGAATCCGATTCGGTTAACTCTATTTTTTGTTGGTCTCAGTGTGGTGCTGGGATTAATTTTGTGGTTAATCAATTCGCTCTATCGACTTTATCTTCAGGTTTCGTTTACAGCTCCATTTTTGGCAAATATCCTGATTTTGCTGCTGATTGGGCTAATTGGGCTGATTCTTTGGACATTTATTCGCTATTTCAATCTGTTTGATCTAAAAAAATCGGGGAAACGTAAGGTTCGTCGGTCAGTCTCTTCGCAAAATGTGCCGCAATTACCGACAGAGAAAACAGAGGCAGCGGCAGTAAATCTTCAGGTTGTACAGCAACAAGTTTCGCAAATTCAAGATGAGGTTGCACGCAAGGTTCTGTTGGGGCGATCACAAGAAATTCAGGCGAGTTTCGAGCGTAATGAATTGCAGGTAGCAGTATTTGGAACAGGTTCTGCGGGTAAAACTTCGCTGGTTAACGCGATGATTGGTGAGATTGTTGGCAACGTTGAAGCGACGATGGGCACAACCAAACTCGGCAAACAGTTTCGTCTCAAGCTCAAAGGTCTCAAACGCGGCATTGTGATTACGGATACTCCCGGAATTTTGGAGATAGGAGAGGCCGGTGTCCAACGAGATGAGTTGGCACGAAATTTAGCAACGGAAGCGGATTTATTAGTATTTGTAGTAGATAACGATCTCCGCCAATCGGAGTTTGAGCCGCTCTGTGAGTTGGCTGAACTGGGGAAGCGATCGCTCCTAGTTTTCAATAAAATTGATCTTTATACCGCCGAAGACCAAGAAATTATTTGCGATCGCCTCAAAAGTAAAGTGCATCATCTCATTGCCGAAGAAGATGTAATTCCTGCATGTGCCAATCCGCAACCCTTTGAGCTGGAAGATGGCGAACTCTATGAACCAGAACCAGAAGTTGTCTTATTAATGGAGCGGTTAGCGACAGTATTACGGGCAGAAGGGGATGATTTGTTGGCGGATAATTTATTGTTGCAATCGAAACGTCTCACCGAGGAAACTCGCCGTATTATCGATCATCAACGCAAAAAACAGGCGGATCAAGTGATTGAGCGTTACCAATGGATTGGGGCAGGAGTCATTGCAGTTACGCCTTTGCCTGTGGTGGATATGTTAGCGACAGCGGCGGTAAATGCTCAGATGGTGATGGAAATTGGACGGGTTTATGGTTGTGAAATTGATGGCGATCGCGGCAAAGAATTAGCAGTGTCTCTCGGTAAAACGTTGGTAAGTTTAGGTGTTGTAAAAGGTGCAGTAGAAATGCTGGCGCGGGTTTTGCAAACTAACGTCGCAACGTTTGTCGTAGGAAAAGCGATTCAAGGGGTTACGGCAGCCTATTTAACACGCATTGCAGGCAAAAGTTTTATCGAATATTTCAGCAATGATCAAGATTGGGGTGATGGTGGCATTACAGAAGTGGTGCAAGAGCAATTTCAGCTCAGCAAAAAGGATGAATTCGTCAAAGATTTTGTGGGGGATGCGATCCTAAAAGTTGTAAATCCCTTTAAAGATATGTGGCAAATTGAGTTCGAAGAAGATCCGGAGCTTTCAGAATTAGAATGGACAGCACCAAAACGTCGCCGTCATGACGAATGGTGA
- a CDS encoding DUF3611 family protein — protein MKRSPSGALAGSSIPAAILRASATLKFAGNIGFWVQLVLGVIAALILLFASASLVGGDASAAQQDPTFSQGSSFGVFCAAGGIVALVVSIFFFFRYKTIARLMLVNDNALRPKKSYTLQTIKFGLLANLIGMMAAIIGAESFVGLVIGKALTIPQGAVFSNTSQLIQPKDLFIILANTHTIASHFTGIVVALWLLNQLNK, from the coding sequence ATGAAACGTTCCCCATCAGGAGCCTTAGCCGGTAGCTCAATACCTGCCGCCATTCTTCGAGCCTCCGCGACCTTGAAATTCGCAGGCAATATCGGTTTTTGGGTACAGCTTGTTTTAGGTGTTATTGCAGCGTTAATTTTGCTTTTTGCTAGCGCTAGCCTCGTCGGCGGTGATGCCTCTGCAGCCCAACAAGACCCCACATTCAGTCAAGGTAGTAGCTTTGGCGTTTTTTGTGCAGCGGGTGGCATTGTTGCTTTAGTGGTCAGCATTTTCTTTTTCTTTCGCTATAAAACCATTGCCCGCTTGATGCTTGTTAATGACAATGCTTTGCGACCGAAGAAATCCTACACCCTACAGACCATTAAATTCGGGTTACTCGCGAATCTAATAGGTATGATGGCTGCGATCATTGGTGCAGAATCTTTCGTCGGACTCGTAATTGGTAAAGCCCTAACGATTCCCCAAGGTGCGGTTTTTTCGAATACATCCCAGCTTATTCAACCCAAAGATCTCTTTATCATTTTGGCCAATACCCATACGATCGCCTCTCACTTCACAGGGATCGTTGTCGCCCTTTGGTTGCTGAACCAACTCAACAAGTAA